The region CGGGGATGAGAACCGGCCGCTGCTCGCCGGCAATGCGGCAAACCGGGTCCGTTCCATTATGGAACAGCGCAGGGAAGCTTACCGTTTCGCGCATTGCACGGTCGATACAACGGAACTGAACGTGGCTGAGGTCTCGCAATACATTTTACTGCGTTACCGCGCTTGAGCTTTTATGTGTGTTGGTGCTTAGGGATCAGGATGGGGCTTATTCCGCCCCGGTATCTTCCCACTCGATCATGCCGCCGCTCAGGTTAGAGCCTTGAATGCCAAATTGCTGCAGATATTCACAGACCCGCTGACTGCGGCTGCCGGAACGGCAAATGAAAATGATCTCAGTGTCTGACGGAAGCTTGTCCGTCTGCTGCGGGATCTGGCCCATCGGGATATGCTGTGCACCTGGAATCATGCCGAAGGCAACCTCATCCTCTTCACGGACATCGATCAGTACAAGCTCTTCGCCGGCAGCGAGCCGCTTACGCAGCTCCTGCGGTGTAATTTGCGGAATTTCATTCATGGTAGTACCCTCTTTTCTGCCCGAATGGGAATGGATTCTCTTCACGCAATGATAACACAACTGCGGATTACCCTGTCAAACAGGACCGTACATACAGAC is a window of Paenibacillus sp. FSL H3-0469 DNA encoding:
- a CDS encoding rhodanese-like domain-containing protein yields the protein MNEIPQITPQELRKRLAAGEELVLIDVREEDEVAFGMIPGAQHIPMGQIPQQTDKLPSDTEIIFICRSGSRSQRVCEYLQQFGIQGSNLSGGMIEWEDTGAE